GAGTCTGACAGTCCTTGGGTCGTCAAGCTTTTTACCACTTTCCAGGACTCGTACTTCCTGTACATGTTGATGGAGTTCTTGCCCGGTGGTGACTTGATGACCATGCTTATCAAGTACGAGATCTTCTCCGAGGACATCACGCGGTTCTACATTGCAGAAATCGTTTTGGCGATCGAAGCCGTCCATAAGCTGGGCTTCATCCATCGGTGGGTTGACATTCCTACAAATCGCGAGTTGCTGGAGCTGACACCCGCAGTGACATCAAACCCGACAACATTCTGCTGGACCGCGGAGGTCATGTCAAACTGACTGATTTCGGTCTGTCTACCGGTTTCAACCGTTTACACGACAATAACTACTACCAGCAGCTGCTGCAAGGCCGTTCCAACAGACCGCGCGACCGTAACTCTGTCGCCATCGACCAGATCAACCTCACCGTCAGCAACCGATCTCAGATCAACGACTGGCGCCGGTCGAGGAGATTGATGGCCTACTCCACTGTTGGAACGCCCGACTACATCGCCCCGGAGATCTTTACGGGACACGGCTACACTTTCGACTGCGATTGGTGGTCACTGGGTACCATCATGTTCGAATGCTTGGTCGGATGGCCGCCCTTCTGCGCCGAGGACAGCCACGACACGTACCGCAAGATTGTCAACTGGAGACAGACCCTGTACTTCCCTGACGATATCCAGCTTGGTGTGGAGGCCGAGAACCTGATCAGAAGGTAAACCAGACGCCCCGTACTCTTGTTCTCTTGGAAACTGACAAAAACTCGTAGCTTGATCTGCAACACCGAGAAccgtctcggccgagggGGCGCACACGAAATCAAGCAGCACTCGTTCTTTAGAGGCGTCGAGTTTGACAGCCTGCGTCGTATTAGGGCACCTTTCGAGCCCCGTCTGACTTCGGCCATCGATACCACCTACTTCCCAACCGACGAGATTGACCAGACTGACAATGCGACCATCCTCAAGGCGCAGGCCGTCCAGAATGCCCGCCAGGGCGTGCCTGCGGTTGTCGAAGAGTCTCCCGAAATGAGCCTGCCCTTTATTGGATATACCTTTAAGCGTTTCGACAACAACTTCCGATAGGCGTCATATTCGCATCACCCTGGCAGCCAGCTCTGCACTGCGTGCGCCCTTCCATccgaggagcagctgctTGGGCGGGCAAAGCGGGGTGGGGAGGAACGGAGGAGCACAAGGCAATGTCTCGCTGACCACTGCATTTTGCTTACTGCCGATCCAATACACCAGATTCTTGTTACCAAGACTTGCATTTATCGTTTTTGTTTTCAATCACTGCATACAGGGCGTTGATACGCATCAAGACACACAAAACTCGCACACATCATGTAGATGGAAGAGGCGGACTGGGGATGTGCCTCGGAGAGGCCTTCTTTGAGAGGGCCGACGGATGCCTAGAGCTTTCATTCTCACGAGAAGTACGGGTAGGAGTTGCCAGGAGACGAAATGAGGGCGGGCGCCAGATCTAGTGGTAATGCCGGATCTACAGGTCACGGATGCTGTTGTGAATTTAGGAGACACGAGGACGACTGGCAACAGTATCAAGGTGAAGACGAAATGCAACCGAGACGATGCAATTGAAAACAAAACCCTCCGTGCTGACATTGTAATTGTATTTGCGTGCAACTTTCTTGAGGTTCATGTCAGCCCGTCTGTATGTATCCCTGTAGGGTTGATGAGCAAGCATCCTTACATTTCCCATGACCCGCGCCAAAACGCCGTGATATCTTTCCTAAAGGTGCCTTGTGGCGTGTGTTGGGTGCGACGATCGTTTAACCGCATAGCCCGCAGCTCGCGAGCTGAAGCTGGTGATTGCTGGGACCTGGCCGGGACACTatgcccttctcctcgtgCCCGCCGAGTCCCCCGTCAACGTGTTCTTGGCCATTGCCATGCGCCAACACCCATGCATCCTCATGAGGTGAAAATTCAATTGAAAATCCGCGAAGCTCGAGTAATATCTCCCCCAATCACGCGGACCTCACCTCCTCGTGCCCGGCGCGGCGACGTACCTCTCCTCACGCTCCGACATGAACATGACCTGCAGCCAGTACTCCTTGGCGTCCGGGTCCCAGAAGCTGAACTGCTTGTCGTCGCGCTTGTCAAGCTCGCGGGCGGGGATCTTGAAGCCGCACGTCTCGTagggctcggcggcgacgaggaggtacTGGAAGTTCTTGTCGGgctcctcgacgcgctgGGTGAAGGCGTTCATGACCTGCCACTTGGGCTCGACGTCGGGCGCGATGTCCGGGTATTGCAGCTGGAAGAGCAGGCCCTGCTGGCGCGTGACGGGGTCGCGGACCTTTGTGATCTTGTAGCCGGGGCGGCCGATCTTGATGACGTTGCGGcgg
The DNA window shown above is from Colletotrichum destructivum chromosome 2, complete sequence and carries:
- a CDS encoding Putative serine/threonine-protein kinase, active, encoding MEGNNNRLYLNIGNNNDRLAPGGDRQFPTTPSTFPQPVFPHQGQHQQQAGMQHQQQQQQHQHQQQHPPQQQQQPYATGYAPSGYFMPNQQQQQQGQYPPQGHGDYNAAYQPRSNTPGTNDPNVGLAHQFSHQNLGGAARASPYGSRGPSPGQRPRTAGASGQPPSGYGHYATPPMPTQSAAPVEAFAPAPERLYEKYGPNANNNQKKCTQLASDFFKDSVKRARERNQRQSEMEAKLSEPGQSQQRREQIWSTAGRKEGQYLRFLRTKDKPENYNTIKIIGKGAFGEVKLVQKKNDGKVYAMKSLIKTEMFKKDQLAHVRSERDILAESDSPWVVKLFTTFQDSYFLYMLMEFLPGGDLMTMLIKYEIFSEDITRFYIAEIVLAIEAVHKLGFIHRDIKPDNILLDRGGHVKLTDFGLSTGFNRLHDNNYYQQLLQGRSNRPRDRNSVAIDQINLTVSNRSQINDWRRSRRLMAYSTVGTPDYIAPEIFTGHGYTFDCDWWSLGTIMFECLVGWPPFCAEDSHDTYRKIVNWRQTLYFPDDIQLGVEAENLIRSLICNTENRLGRGGAHEIKQHSFFRGVEFDSLRRIRAPFEPRLTSAIDTTYFPTDEIDQTDNATILKAQAVQNARQGVPAVVEESPEMSLPFIGYTFKRFDNNFR
- a CDS encoding Putative matrin/U1-C-like, C2H2-type zinc finger, SF3A2 domain, Zinc finger C2H2 superfamily, translating into MDYQNRAGSKFGGGGVASFSATNADRRERLRKLALETIDLDKDPYFFKNHVGSFECRLCLTVHQNDGSYLAHTQGKKHQTNLARRAAREQKEGKQNIDPATGLPMGVSGAGFGGAGIRRNVIKIGRPGYKITKVRDPVTRQQGLLFQLQYPDIAPDVEPKWQVMNAFTQRVEEPDKNFQYLLVAAEPYETCGFKIPARELDKRDDKQFSFWDPDAKEYWLQVMFMSEREERYVAAPGTRR